The Juglans regia cultivar Chandler chromosome 1, Walnut 2.0, whole genome shotgun sequence nucleotide sequence AGCTCTGAGGGCAAGTGAGTGGGACTCATCGATCTCAAGCAGAACGTGACCATAGGGTCCAGCACAAGCGCACCCACCTCGAGCCTGGATGCCAAAAAGGTCATTCAAGAGAGCTGCAACGAATGGTCCATGAAGAGGCTTGTCTCTCTTGTTCCCCGTCTCTCTCCACATGTATAGCTGCTCCTCCCATCTCTCTTTGCTGTCAATATTACACCCATTTTTTAGGCCAGCCGAGGAGGAATTGGTGGTACTGTAAACAAGGAAAGACAAGATAGCTTGTCTCTTGGTGCTTGTATTTCCTAGAACGCATATGTTCTGATTTGGGAGAAGCCTCTTAAGCGCTCTCTCTATATTGGTTTGCTCCAGTTTTTCAATCTCCTCGTAACCTATGTATTCCTTAATCCAGAAAGCCAAGGCTGCTCTAACTGTTTGGATTATTTGAGGAGTGCCaccattttccctttcttcAATGTCCTCCAAATATAACGTGTCCTGCAAAACATGTACTAGATTAACAAGTGAATATAGTAGGACTTTAAAAGTAAACCACCATCTCATGAAGTTTCCTCAGCATCTTTTTGCTCGGATCTTCcatggatatatataatttacctTTTCGTTGAAGCCGTTGACATAAATCACAGTTCCACCTCCACAAGTCGATGGTGGAGAAGATTTTAGCATATAAAGTGCCTTGCTCATCAGAAGGATGCCGGGCGATCCTGGTCCCCCAAGAAACTTATGTGGACTAAGGAAAATTGCATCGTAGCCATCAAGCTCCCCGGATCTCATGTCAATCTCCACATAAGGCCCGCTGAAAACATTGAAATTTTAGGCCAAGAAAGTCGGCATCTTGATGCGGTAAAgaaacatttgaaaaataaacttatacaCAAATCTTACGTACCTTGCTGCAAAATCAAAGCATGCAAAACCTCCATATTGGTGAAGAAGTTCAGCAATTGCTCGGGTGTCTGAATAAATTCCAGTCACGTTACTACAAGCAGAAAAAGAACCCAAAATTGGCCTGTTTGCAGACTGATATTGCTCAAGTTGCAGTCTTAGAGTCTCCATGTCTAATGAACCATTGGAATCTAAACCAATCTCTATTACTTCAGCCAAGCTTTGCCTCCAAGAAAGAAGGTTCGAGTGGTGCTCATAAGGCCCAACAAAAACCACCCACCTTTCTCCATTTCCAAGGCATTTTAGTAGCCTCTCTCTCAACGTCGATGGCACGGCAATGCCCATTACTTCTTGAAGCCTTTTAATAGCTGCGGTCGTGCCCGAGCCACAGAACAAGAGCACATCGTCTTCTCCACCACCTAAGCATTTCTTGATGTACTTCGTTGCTTCATGCACTGTTTTTGTCGTCCGGTGCCCCACATAACTGTCACTCGTGTGCGTGTTCCCTACACATCATGAGGAGGGGGGGAAGTTTTACCAGCATATTCCCAATGCTTGAAACAAAACATTTAACCAGAAAGCGAAATTAAGGAACTAATTAAAGAAATGCAACGGTTGATAGATAACGATGGATTCACCCATTTTCTTTCACATGAAGAAGTCACGAAGGCGATGAGATTCAAGTCAAACatgaacaaattaaaataatattatctcGAATAGAAATGACGGACTTGGAAGCAGCTAGCAAGCTAAAAGTTGACTacttcaaaccttttttttatttccattagCCAATTTACGAATTTGAGCAACAAATCAATTAGATCCTAATCAAAGGAAtgataatgattaaaaaaaaataataatgctaaTTTACCATAGGAAGGAAGGACATTGTTGATGAGGAAATACTCGATGTATCGAAGAGATCGACCCGAGGCAGTGTGATCAGCATAGGTGAGTCTTCTTTTCCCGAATGGAGAATCTATTTCTGCATCGCCCCCGATGATTTGAGAGCGCAGCCAGGATAGTTTTCTATCCGCCGATTCGTTCCTTGGCAGACCCATCTCCAGAGTCCTGGAGGCAGCTTGAGAGCCGTGGCAAAGATCACCGGGAGGCCGAGAAGTACTGCTCGGTTTAAGTGCGCTTCCGGTGCTCCCATTACCAGTTTTGCTATGGTTATGGTTCATATTTTGAGCACTAAGAGCTTCTCTCAACATGAGTTTCTCAAATTCCATGGTTTAATTaggaagatgaaaaagaaacaaattgaagaagaaagtgaagaTGCAGTACTACTAGATGACGAAGATCAGAAGAAGATTAATTAACACAAAGTTTCTTTCATGGAGGGAGGATATGGAgggaatttaaatagaaaattaaagaaagcgATGACTTCCAATGGGTTGTTGCTAAAAGTGGTTTGTCTTCAAAATCAAGTGGCTCCAAAAACGTAGTGGATACAATTAACTCCGGCGACTGAgtaatgaaaatttgaaatgcaTGGTACCAGACCAGGATCGAGGGAGTTGCGAAAGCTATTAATAAGACATTGTATTTGACCGGCCGCCTGTCTATTGGCTCTTTGCCATTGGCTAGATGGCATGGCGTATGACGCATACGGACCTAGAATACCAAAAAGTATGGGCGTGTTCTGTTCTATTTCCACGTACACCCAAGTCAGGTGCATGTTGTCGGATGGATTACCACCGATCCATTCTTTCTGAAAAATGGTATTACTATTCGtcattttggataaaaaattaagtttcaatttacttcaaaatttaaaattgatactgataaaatttgaaatttttattttctgaaaaaacaaaatatttgaatttcctacaacagaaaatcaaattaaaaaagatttcaaaacaactctCTAATACTttgtttcaataaaaaatcAGTGGTTTTCATTAAAAACTGATTGATAATATTTGTTCTGATCTTCCAAATGCCTTTTGGCATAGGAAGAAACATGTTGTTTCTTTACTTTATATTAAAGATTTTTGTGAGAAAAACATTCCAACTAAAACTCGACATATTCAAATGAATAGtgagattttagaattttgtaaaaatgaaatcaatgattTGTTTTCTAAACAAATTATTAGGCCTATTAAATCTCCTTGGTCTTGTGTTACTTTTTAATGTCTAGAAAAATGCAGAAATTGAGTGAGGGACACCTCGCCTAGTTACTTACTACAAATCTTTAAACAAAATCTTAGAATGGATTAAATATCCTATCCCCAACAAGaatgacttaattcataggttatTTGATGCAGTTGCCTTCTCCAAGTTTGACCTAAAGTTAGGATTTTGACAAATCCAGATTAATGAGTCAGATAAGTATAAGACTGTTTTTACTATCTATTTGGACACTACGAGTGGAATGTGATGCATTTTGATCTTAAAAATGATCCTAgtgaattctaaaatattatgaatgatatCTTCAATTCATTCACTCATTTCAACATTGTTTACATTGATGAtgttctcaaaattttcaagtcTATTGATGAACACTGAAAATATTTGCAATCGTTTCTGGATATCATTAGACtaaatggtcttgttgtttctgctaaaaagattaaattgtttcaaaccaagTCCTTGGTTATAATATTTCTGAAAGTAAATTCGGCCCATCAACAAGGTTATCCAATTTCTTGATGTTGTTCTTGATAAAACTCAGTTCCAGAGATTCCTTGGTTCTCTCAATTATGTTATCGAATTCTATCAAAATATGAGGAAACAATATAGCCCACTACACAATAATCCTCCTTCTTGGCCCGAAATTCATAATACTCTTGTTAAACAAATTAAGGCACATGTAAAGACTCTTCTGTGtcttggtatccctacttctgGTTCTTTTAAAATCGTTGATACAGATACCTCTGACATTGGTTATagtggcattctgaaacaaattGTTTTACCAGGCTAATTCGAACAAAATTGTTCGATTCCATTTTGGAGTATGGAATAGTGCACAActtaattatagtactattaagaaagaaatattatctATAGTACTAtgcatttcaaaatttcaaagtaatttgtTAAACAAAGAATTCTTACTACGCATTGATTGCAAAAGtgttaaatatgttttagaaaaagattttgaaatattacatcaaaacatatttttgcccGATTACAAGCTATATTAAGTGTTTTTGACTTTTGATAATTcaattcttgatttttttactCGTGAATTCTTGCAGCAACCATGAGCAAAAAGAAAGATAGAGGAAATATAATTGCTCCACCTCCACCAATTCCTGATCTCAAGCTCATTAAAAATGAGTCTGCTTCCCCACTAGAGATTGCTAATAGGTTTACTACTTTTGGGAGTATCCCTACTGTTAAATCTGCTCCATTTGCTTCAGCTATTGCTACCCCTTATGACCTATATGTTAAACCAATGTCTTTTGCTAAATCCACTCAGTATTCCTCTGCTTCGAAAACTgagtatattaaatttttttttttcccaaaatccGTTTTATATTAAATCTAATCGATCGATATATACAGACCCCTTCAAAATAGCTTCCAGCTATTTTCCTTTGCTCTAGGTTTTTACTAGATTCCTGAGAATCCGGCCAAAAACCTCTAGTATTATTTTAGTATTCTGCTCAAAACAGAATACATtgttattaaactcatttatgataaaattgataaatcaaAATTGATTTATCACAATACTTACATTTTGAACATTATTATTGAATAAGACTGAGATACTCACTCATTTACTTCAAAAAGACTtataaattcttaaattatttattgctaTTATGATTACATTGATGCCTGGTCCAAATTCATGTTGTTTCAGACTACAACATGTGTCACttctaatttcttaattttgataagaaatttaAAGGCAAATTTTCCATTTGGTTCTTAAAATGGTGGAACCAGTTTGGCCCCATTCCTAAAGTTTTTCCTGAACAATTTCAGACATCTATTAAAGGTTTTGCTAAtgcaattgttttaaaattggatgTCCCTTGGATTCTAAAATGGAGTTATGAGAGAAATTGTGACATGTTGGTTCAATACTTTTCTTTGTCAAATGGTGAGATAGATATCCAGACTGCTCCAGATCTTAAAAATACTGAGAAAATCCCTGTTATTGTTCATCAATCGACATTACCTGGATACCCACTGATCCAAGCGACCACTATTACTGAGAATActaaatagagagaaaaagttgttGCTTCCTCTTCTGTAactattaaatttgataaatcaGAAAAgtctaaaaagaataatattcttgaagggcttaataaaaaagatttgatttatttgttaaagAAATCCATTGAAAAAGACAATTTTGATGAAGCTAATAAGTTGGAAGCATCATCCGAAATTTCAGTTGCTGACCTATACAACAATATATTTAGACATGATTCAGAAGATACCTTAAGGTTATCTGAAGATGAATTATTCGTTGGCACAAACTGACAAGAACTGTTGAAGGCGGTACGTCCTAAAGACTAATTGGCCTCCTCACTTGATTCGACATGGGTTGAAGAGAGACTACCATCCTTTTTAAGACTAATTAGTCTCCAACTATTAGATTCATGCTACTTTCAGTGCTTAGAAATGACTCTCCAGCAATTTACGCTGAGAAAGCCATTTCCTATTTTCTATTCACTATTCACTTTATCGCTTTAATAATTGTAATTGGTGCCCTCTTTATCTATAAAATAGGAAACCTTGATTCAGAAGAAGATCACTGGTTTTAGGATTCATTTCTTTCGGAAtagcttcttcttcctttacTACCTATTTCTCCTTTCTCCCTTTCATACTATCCGGATTTCTCCAGAAAATCCTTACAcgttttgttaaaatttatatttgtaaattattttcatcatgaataaatattgttaCTCTTATTAAgtgttttccatttatttttattattaataagttTCAATTATCTGGTCCTATCCAGTCATCTGGTCctgctttcaatttatttttattattactagtTCCAATTATCTGGTCCTGTTATTTTCATTATTCACCAGTTCTAAATATTTGGTTCTGCattattttcttactttctGCATTACTTTCATTTTCCACTACTTCCAATTATCTACTATCTAGTCCTATTCAGTCATCTGTTCTTATTTCTATATTTGTGCTACTAGTTCCGCCCCTCCTATATGCTGCTCAGGAGTATTCTCCCGACCCTTACCAAAATAAtggtatgcatatatatatatatatatatatagatatatatataatgcatctcctattaaaaaaaaaaaaataatatgcatCTCAATCGAAGGCGAACTAGCGAAAACACCTTGGGCCGACCGCCAACATCAGTAATTAATAACACGAATGTACATAGTTTGCATGGAACCAGATCAGGCAACCCTCGTTAATTAATGACGAATAGCATTACCAAATTAAGGACTGACTGAGATAAGTCATGAAGTGGATTGACAATGAAAGAGACTATCTATAAGAGGGTGGTGCACTGTCCCACCTAAGTTTGCCTACTTGTTGCTACTCGTGTAAATTGTcctttctattttaaaaaataaaaaaatatcaatatattaataattatttttttaattattaaataaaaataaatattaaaaaataaaataaaatacataaacgatCAAATTAAAGAGACATagaatcattttccaatatAAGAAGTCTCACATAATCTGTTCAAAGAGCAGTGCTACTCGCATTAAAAAATGTGTACCGATGAGtgcaaattttttcttatttttttttaaatattttttaaatcactttaaatttaaaatataaaataaaatttacaaaattattaaaagaaaaaattcattaaccatcaaataaaaaaataaaataaaaataaaaacacaattcGGTACCCATTTTTATGTGAGACTAGTGTTTCTCTCGgtcaaaatcacataaaatttccACGTGATTTTAGTAGCtctgatatatttataagttgtgCAAGgccacatattttttttcaaaaggaataggattcataattaaaaaattaatttttttttatataaattttatatttatttattttttttaaaaaaaatgcgtGGAGTTAccacaaatagaaaaaaaaattacatggaTGACGAATGTATTTTGAGACAAACATTGTTttattacttttacttttaagaACAAAGACAGATATCACTCTGCATGTCACGTTataatgaattatattttgagttttattattcatcattttcacacattatataatatatatatttttttaaaatatttttattttattttattcttcttaaatttattaaattcttctattcattattcatatattacacatttaataagagaaaaaaaatgtaatatatagtgtatatatagagatataaataaaaaatttctttatatttttaccaCTTCCGACTTCCGAGCCTTGGTTTTAGAGCGTTTCTGTTGGCAACAATTACAGTTAAGAACCTCATGTAGATTAAAATAAAGAGAGCAAATTGTAGCACtgtcccaatatatatatatatatatatatatattggtcctACTCATAATTTAGAAGGTCCTGAAAGTTGAATTAATAAACAGGGGGAGGTTGTAGTCGTAGACACGCCGCCCCTCGTAAGTTTACTTTTAAACGCGTGAATCAGTTGGCCCCTCTCCCAGTAATTGCATGCGATGCAAGTTTTTGTACATAGAAAACATGTTGGACGTACGTttcctaacttttttttttttaaagcaaccTTTCCTAACTTGTAAACTTGGAAAGcatacgcatgcatgcatgttatatGTTTAATTCCTTGCCTTCTATTATTTGGAGGTGACAGGTGTGGGTCTATCAATTCCCAACATATATTCGGATTCTAAAAAAGTCTTCTCACTTCCTTCATAATGGAAGGTTGAGGTGGAGTTGTGGGAACCATAAAAGATTCTAATAGAATtgaggggagaatgtaacagAGTGGTAGAGGAGTATGGTGGGGAGTGGTAGATGAGTATGGTGGGGACACGGAGGAGGCGGATTATGGGGCAGCGTTGCCACCAAAAAAGTTGTTTGTGGATAATGCAAAAGGAAGGCGAAGAAGAAGGTGCTTAGCTTAGTGAAAGAGattaatgaaatagaagagaaatggGAGAGGCTTTGCCTAACGGAGGATAAGGGTGAGGCCATAGAAATCAATGAGAGAGTGACGGAAGAAATCATATATAAAGATGAATGTAGTCTGGTAGGGAAGGTCTATATGGAAAGGAGTAACAACAAGGAAGTGACAGAGTCCACGATGATGAAAGTATGGATAGTAAGTAAGCTAGCAAAATTTGTGGAACTTGGTAGGAATGTTTTCACCATAACATTTGTTAATCAAGTTGATAAGCAACGTGTATGGAGTGGGAGGCCATGACTATTTGACTCACATTTAATCAAGGTATGAGAAGCTGCCTAGGCTATGTTTTTCATGTGGCTGTTAATTCATGGATTCAAAGGATGTGAAGGGAAAGAGGAAGGGAATGTTCAGTATGGGACATGGCTCAGGGCTGATTAAAGAACAGGTactataatgaaaaaaaaaagggctctACAGATATAAATATGGGTGCAGATAGTTACCCTACAAATATAGAAGAgggggtgggtgggtgggtatCTTAAGCTGAGGTAATAACAGCAGGTAATAAAAAggatgagagaaagaaaaacattgaAGATGTGAGTTCTAATCTAGTAAGGGTGGACATTGAAGATGGGGGTGTGGATGAGAGTAGTGATGGGAGAGGTAAGAGTGTTGAAAAGCTAGCTATGAATTTTAAGCTATTAGATActgtgaaagaaaaagaaatattaatagaGGTAAGGAGAGGAAGGAtagaagaagaggaagtggCAAGAAGTAAGGGGATTATGCCCATTGAGATAAAGAAGTTAATGGAAGTCCCAGGGTCAACTGTTAAGGGGAGTAAAGAGAAATGTCTAAGGCAAAGGGCAAATAGAAGAAAAGAGCTAGATATAAAGGGGAGGGTATAGGCAGATCTGGTGGTTGTATCACTCGGGAAAGAATGAAAGATAATGAGGAGGATGAAGAGGCAGAGAGTTTGAAGTATAAAAAAGGTAGGCTGAGCAGTTATGAAAGTGTGGAAGGTTCACATCAAGTAACTACTATGAAaactttgaatttgaattatcgagggcttgggaactcTCGGGCAGTTCAAGACCTATACCATATGGTGGATGAGTAGAAACTCGACTTAGTCTTCTTAATGGAGACTAAGTTAAGAGCTGAGAAGTGTACTAGATTGAAGAAGAGGCTCAACTGTGAAGGTTGCTTTGTGGTGAAGCCAGTTGGGAAAAGGGGTGGCTTAGCACTATTCTGGAATAGTATGGCTAACGTAGAAGTTATGAACTACACTTAGAGGCATATAAGTGCCTGGATCACAGAGGGAGAAGGGAATGAAAGGTGGGTGCTGACAGGTTTCCATGGTCAGCCTAAAACTAGCAAAATGGTAGGAGCTTGAGATTTGCTTTTAGGAGCTTGGGATTTGCTTTTAACATTAAGGCCAAGAGGCAATCAAGGGTGGTGTCTgataggggattttaatgaaatcctAGCTCACGATGAGAAGGTTGGTGGCAAGCCGagataggaaaaataaatggagGGTTTCATATCAGTACTTGAGAAGAAAAAGCTTTCAGACATAGGATggaaagtgaataaatacataTGGAGCAACAAACACGAATATGAAACTTTCACAAAAGAAAGGCTGGACAGGGCAGTGGCTAACCCATGTTGGTCACAAATGTTCAGAGAGTATTGGGTGGAAGTATTAATTGGAAGAAGTTCAGATCATAGGccaatctcactactattcacaaactatcttactaatattcacaaaattttcatatcatctcactccTTAAACAAACCTTAATACTCTGTACAAAACATTGAGATCGAGTGACATAATTGCTACTACTATAGCATAGGGTACAACAGAGTTATGGCACTACATGCTTGGCCACATAAGTCAGAAGAGCATGAAGGAACTTTTGTCAAAGGGTAATCTATTGGAGCTGAAGTTAGTTGAAATGGACATGTGTGAGAGCTATATACTGGGAAAGCAAAAAAATACTAGTTTCTTGAAGGATGATAGAGCATGGAGATCAAGAAAGATGGAACTAGTATACACAATCTTGTGGGGGCCTTCCCCGGTGCCATTCCTTAGAGGCTCTTGATACTACCTTTTGTTCATCAACGACTATAATATGAAGGTATGAGtttatttcttgaaattaaaatctaatttGTTTGATGTGTTCAAGAAATGGAAAGCTCTGGTTGAGACAGAGACAGGCTTGAAGTTGAAATGCTTGAGGTCTGAAAAATGGTGGGGAATACATTTATGGAGAGTTTAAGAAGTACTGCACAGTGCACGATATCAGAATGGAGAAGACCATTCCCTAGACCCTACAACTGAACAGTGTTGTTGAGCGCATGAACATGACCATAAATGAGGCTGCACATTGGGTTACCACTGATATTCTGGGCATATGCAGTCAGCAGTGTCATTTATCTAATTAATCGGGGGCCATCAATTCTATTGGAGTGCAGACTATTTGAGGAGGTTTGGAGCCAAAAAAAGGttaaacttttcatctcaaaactttTGGTTGTGTTTTTTACCACAAATCCACTGCCTCGTCCCCGTCCGCCCCGCCCCAGCATGGCGGGGTGAGCAACTCTGCTccacccatgcgggggcgggccCTCCGCCCAGCATCTAGGGTCCCTAACGGGGGTAGGTGGCGGGGAAGGCCCTACCCCGCCCccgcttacatttatatatatatatatattatatataaacataaatatatatttatattttataaattgtgtatatataaatatatattacaatttgttagacttgtttacaaaatatgtactggtaaatttaaaatctacataatttaaaaactaatacactacaatttatacaaaatatgcactaacaaatttaaaaattacatagtttttaaattatagtcatattttcaaaatttaaatttataatttgggtatagaaatgtatttttaattacttttagatttagaaataatttttaaatcaagtaaaatgtagtatttttttttaagtaaatggAGGCGGGGCGGATTGGGAATCCGCCCCGCACCCCACCCACTGGGGCAGGTGACGAAGATGAAAACCCCACTCCCACCCCACCCCTCACctcgtagggggcgggtagtaCCCCTACTTAGGAGTTTGAGGTCGTGAGCTTGGATGACCAACCAAAGGTTACAATGCAAAGTAGGGCATGAGTGACAGGGAGAGTGGGCCCAGTGTGCCCATTCTTATTATTTTGCAGTTAGATCTAGAGTCGTCCACACCCGCAGTTGTAGTTCACAAGTCTACCAAGACCATTAGACCCCCGCAATGATTCTCACCCACCTTGAATGACATTCTGCTGGCTGATGGTGGTGAGCCGCAGAGTTATGAGGAAACCTTACAAGACGAGAATTTGAGCAAGTGTGAGTCAGTCATGAAGGATGAGATGGATTCCTTGTTAGGGAATCAGACATGGGAGTTGACAGAGCTTCCAGTAGGGATGCACAACAAGTGGGTGTATCGGATGAAGACTGAACACAATGGCAATAAGAGGTACAAGACAAAACTTGTTGTAAGATTTTCAGTAGAAGAGCGGCATTGACTACTTTGAGATCTTATCTCTTGTGGTGAAAATCACGACCGTCAAGTTGGTATTGGGAATGGTGGTTACAAAAGACTTGAATCTTGAGAAGCTAAATGTGAAGATAACCTTTCTTCATGGAGATTTGGAAGAAGACTTCTATATGCACCAGCCTGGGGTGTTTGCAGTACAAAAGGAGGAGAGTTTAGTCTGCAAACTGAAGAATAGCTtgtatggccttaaacaagcttTTAGACAGTGGTACAAGAAATTTGGCATTTTATGTGTAGTTCAAGGTACATCAGATGACAGGTAGACCACTGCTACTATGTTAGGTACTTTGAAAACTCCTATATCATTTTGTTGTTGTATGTGGATGATATGTTCATTGCAGTGTCTAGCATTGAGAAgattaataatctaaaaatgCAGTTGTCAAAACAGtttgcaatgaaggatttgggagTTACAAAGAAAATCCTTGGTATAAGGATCATTAGAGATAGAGTCAAGGGCACGTTGAGGCTTTTACAGGCAGAGTATGTGAAAAGAATGCTCTGTAGATTCAAACATGGATAAGGCCAAACCAGTGGAGACACCATTGGGCAGTCACTTCAGACTTAAAATGGATCAATCACCAAGTTAGAGGAGGAACATGAATGCATGAGTAAAGTTCCCTATGCCTAAACTATTGGTTCACTCATGTATGCTATGGTATGCACGAGACCAGATATTGCCCAAATAGTGAGAGTTGTGAGCAGGTACATGAACAACCTAGAAAGATAACATTGGGAGGTGATGAAGTGGATTTTGAGGTACTTGAGAGGCTCCTCAGAAACGTG carries:
- the LOC108996102 gene encoding uncharacterized protein LOC108996102, whose protein sequence is MEFEKLMLREALSAQNMNHNHSKTGNGSTGSALKPSSTSRPPGDLCHGSQAASRTLEMGLPRNESADRKLSWLRSQIIGGDAEIDSPFGKRRLTYADHTASGRSLRYIEYFLINNVLPSYGNTHTSDSYVGHRTTKTVHEATKYIKKCLGGGEDDVLLFCGSGTTAAIKRLQEVMGIAVPSTLRERLLKCLGNGERWVVFVGPYEHHSNLLSWRQSLAEVIEIGLDSNGSLDMETLRLQLEQYQSANRPILGSFSACSNVTGIYSDTRAIAELLHQYGGFACFDFAASGPYVEIDMRSGELDGYDAIFLSPHKFLGGPGSPGILLMSKALYMLKSSPPSTCGGGTVIYVNGFNEKDTLYLEDIEERENGGTPQIIQTVRAALAFWIKEYIGYEEIEKLEQTNIERALKRLLPNQNICVLGNTSTKRQAILSFLVYSTTNSSSAGLKNGCNIDSKERWEEQLYMWRETGNKRDKPLHGPFVAALLNDLFGIQARGGCACAGPYGHVLLEIDESHSLALRAAFLKGYVGLKPGWTRISLPYYMSEEEFEFILAAVEFVAIYGQRFLPLYYFNFRTGNWAFKKKALEELLVEENKCNVHVLPLASAMDVANQEHRNSKAFEDVGAKQAKNIDKYTAYLEAAKHIASLLPKFPSQRRVPEDIDVNLILFRV